The Bacteroidota bacterium genome window below encodes:
- a CDS encoding DNA replication/repair protein RecF yields the protein MILKEITLNNFRNYEEQKIDFNEKFNFIYGENGQGKTNILEAVSFTCLTKSFLGASESDCLRFDSEGFSIESTYTNDNGNDEKIGVAYDKPSAKKAIHLNKNKVSSYSSEIFGRIPAVFLSPQDLEITYGNPSERRKFFDILISQTSPLYLNNLKDMVKLVKQKNALFRSYHQHQRISSGELKDLLQSYNEKFIEVSGEIIVKRIEFLKEFLNYFSKNFSYLINKNQTPYISYESDAIGTIGIDEYETVTKETIKSGYEKLSEKRFDDEIARGTSLFGPQRDDYIFSLQKTAGTNFFDLKNHASQGEHKTFLVALKLSEYDFLKDKKETNPVLLLDDVLSELDENRVSMIISHLKEFGQIFLTTTNKGYAENLSKFYNPSEMKIFKVINGKVFTDN from the coding sequence TTGATTTTAAAAGAGATTACGCTGAATAATTTCAGGAATTACGAAGAGCAGAAAATTGATTTTAATGAGAAGTTCAATTTTATTTACGGAGAGAACGGACAGGGTAAGACAAACATACTTGAAGCCGTTTCCTTTACATGCTTAACAAAAAGTTTTCTCGGAGCGTCCGAATCAGATTGTTTACGGTTCGACTCCGAAGGTTTTTCAATAGAGAGCACATATACAAACGATAACGGCAACGATGAAAAGATTGGAGTTGCGTATGATAAGCCTTCGGCAAAGAAAGCGATACATTTAAATAAAAACAAAGTTAGCAGCTACTCTTCTGAAATATTCGGAAGAATTCCGGCTGTGTTTTTATCGCCGCAGGATCTGGAAATTACCTATGGCAATCCTTCCGAAAGAAGAAAATTTTTCGATATTCTGATTTCACAAACAAGTCCGCTGTATCTTAATAATCTTAAAGATATGGTGAAGCTTGTTAAACAGAAGAACGCTTTATTCAGAAGCTATCATCAGCATCAGAGAATTTCTTCGGGAGAGTTAAAGGATTTACTTCAAAGCTATAACGAAAAATTTATAGAGGTTTCCGGTGAGATAATTGTAAAACGCATTGAGTTTTTAAAAGAGTTCTTAAATTATTTCTCAAAGAATTTTTCTTATCTGATAAATAAAAATCAGACGCCTTATATAAGCTACGAATCGGATGCTATTGGAACAATCGGTATAGATGAATATGAAACTGTAACGAAAGAAACAATAAAGTCAGGATATGAAAAGCTTTCCGAAAAAAGATTTGATGATGAAATTGCGAGGGGTACGTCGTTATTCGGCCCGCAGAGAGATGATTACATTTTCAGCCTGCAAAAAACTGCAGGTACAAATTTTTTTGATTTAAAAAATCACGCATCGCAGGGAGAACATAAAACCTTCCTTGTTGCACTGAAGCTTTCAGAATATGATTTTTTAAAAGATAAGAAAGAAACGAATCCTGTGCTGCTTTTAGATGACGTTCTTTCAGAGCTTGATGAAAATAGAGTGTCGATGATAATTTCTCATCTGAAGGAATTCGGGCAGATTTTTTTGACAACGACTAATAAAGGATATGCAGAAAATCTCAGCAAGTTTTATAATCCTTCAGAGATGAAAATTTTCAAAGTTATAAACGGAAAAGTTTTTACCGATAATTAA